DNA from Plasmodium cynomolgi strain B DNA, chromosome 12, whole genome shotgun sequence:
acgtcCTCTTTGCTTCATTATTTCGAATCGCCAAAACCAAATCGTCAAGGGGGGGCGCAgaactcttcctttttttactcacTCGTGAATCCTTCTTCATCAAGGTGGCATACTTCTTAACAAtgttgttcatattttttagcgACTTGTCATAGTCaggtgtttttttaatttccttggATTTAAACAAACTATTGTATATGTCTATGTACCTGGTCAGGTCAGCCTCCTCACTGAATGGGATGTACTCCAAAATGTGGGTCAGGTTTCCATTAAATTTGTTGTAAAATTCGATCAAGTCTTCCTTTTCATCTAAactatttttgtatttcttttcaTAGTTTAGTATATCCTCTACTTTAATTCtttcatgaaaaaatttgggatttaaataatttttaaattcgctATATTCGTCATCCTCCAGGCCAAACTCGTCAtagttcttcctcttctccgGGTCTCTCAATATTTCGTAAGCCTTCTGGATTTGAAGAAACATTTCCTTGCACTTTTCCAAGGTTAGCGGTTCGTCTGTATCCTGTTCGCGCTTCTGTGCAGCGccctcctcatcatccttTACAATTTCATCCTCTCCATCGTTTTCCTCCTCGTCCactgtttctttttcaagtACGTCCAGCTTTCCGTTCTTCTCATCCTCGCCCGTTTCGCCTTTCCCTTTCACGTCCGTCTCGCCTTTCCCTTTCGCGCCCGTCTCGCCTTTCCCTTTCGCGCCCGTCTcgccttttccttcctcgCTTATCTCGCCCTTCCCCTGCACCTTGCCCCTCCTGGCGGCAAACTTATCCGGGTGATACGTCAGCACCAGTATTCTGTACGCCTTCGCAATTTCCTTCACGCTagcatttttctccacacCAAGAATTTCATAAAGGTCCAATTTTGTAtcgctcttcatttttcccttaaGGTGACGACGTGTATCAATTCAACGTTTGCTATCTCTACAAACTTTgctcttaaaaaaaggatggtGTGAAACAAAGTGGGAGAGCTAACTCGCTGAATGGTAATGGGGTTAAAATGTCATTGGGACGGGGTTGGTATCACAGCGGAGGCGAACAGAAAAATTACGAACAAGGCACATGCGCTGTAATCATCCCATACGCAATGCATAAATTAAATTGGCATTGAACCATCgacaaaatatatgcatcCGTATAGCATACATTCACGCTCGCTTGTTCACCGTGACCATGTGCCCTTTGCTTATATTTGTAAAACGCACGTGCGTGGAGTATGCATCGGGATTGTCAACACGATCTGCTTCTCTCCTCGgttggaagaaaagaaaaaaaaaaaaaaaaaactccaacGTACGCGCGCTCTTGCAGCTAGAAAGcgttcacaattttttctattcgcTCCCCGGTTCAAGCGCAAAGGCGTGCTCACTTCTAACCATTTCCGCAAAAGTGCGTGCGtgttatatgtaaaaatgtgtattcCTGCTCGCGTGAATACTCCCTTTTGTGCCCCTTGCGCTACAGTTTTAGTTATAACTGGTGACTCGCTGCGCGTTGCGGCGGAAATCCCCTCGCGCATGTTCAACCGCTTCGATGGGTCGTGCACCCCCTTCGTTCTCACGTGTATTCGTGCTCACTACTGCTTTgagttttcccttttccgtGCAGCGCTCGAACCACTGCAGGGTGTGCTGAGAAGCGGGGAAAGTGTACACCtcttattttgctttaatttGTAATCCCCCGTGTTTACATACGCATCCGCACGAGGGAGAACAGTCAATTTGCGGGCTCTCCGTTTCTTTGTGCTCCCGAAAGAGAAGTAGCAGAATGGCAAAGTTCGCAAGTCTTAAAACCAATCGGCTGCTAACATAACAGAAAGGCCACTTCCTGTCCCCAATTAAAGCGCggatatattttacatataaccAATTTGGGGCCCGAACGCTAATTTGATTCATCCAAaagggtgtgtgtgtgtgtatgtatgtatgtctCCCGTGTGTAACTTTTCTGCTACAGCTCAGTTGGGAATAATCACCTGGTCATTCCGGTTGGTCACTCGCTTTTAAATTTGCCAGTCTGTTCATTTATTGGGTCCTCTTtaatgttcattttgtttttctccttttctttcttcaagAACTCGTCAAAAATgcggttaaaaaaaaaattgggctGAAAAATCAAGAGTCATAACGAAATGcgttaaatttaaaaaaaattaaaattaaaaaaaaaaaaaaaaaaaatcttctgCTTGTTCATAATATTACCCCTCGTGATGTAATGTAAAAATCTTCGATTTACAACTtggcaaaattaaaagaacgcaaaacacatttttggtAAAGATTGGCATAAAGCCTCAACAAGTGCGAAAAGGTCATTTCCACGAACGAGATGCTTTaaatggttttttttccttcaaaagTGGCCCTCAGGGTGACGTTCATTGGGTAGCACATGTTGTGAGGGGAGGGGAAGTGATTAGCAGGGCCAGGTGGTACATCTCCTTCTCCCTGCTGGGCAACATTTCTCCGCGCACGCATGCGTGTTGGCCCAGCTCTGTCGGAAGACGCACAAATGTGTCCACAagttttgtactttttttcttcgcctGTCTGCGACCCTTTTGCAACCTTTTTGCGCCAGTTCTTCACCCCTTATGTGCCCCTTCCCTGCCcgcttttacttttttttctgaacagttCAGGGAGTTTTCGCAAAATTTACCTGACCCATTcaggcttttttttttttttcaaatatggCAAAGCTCCAGAAAACGAATCGGCTTCGTTGACAAACATACCGTCAGAATGTAGAACAgctgcacaaaaaaggagaaactcTCGACGAGTGGGacaataaaggaaaaatctCCCCCTTTACTTTCTCCTTAACCCGCGTGAAAACGGTACAGCAGAATGAAGGCCCAGTGGgttatgcacatatacacacaagTGGACACACTTACATATGAACTGTTTTCCCAATTATAGCAATATAGTAACCCTTAATAGAAGCTTGGGTTGAATGTTCACATTGCTAAATATTCTCTTCACATGGTACCCATAATAAACGTTCTTTACCCCTCCTGGTCATTTGTTGACCGAGCATTTTGAACTGCACATATCTTacgcttccccattttttcgttaaaaaaaaaaaaaaaacagaaaagcaACACAGTGTACTGATGACACAACGGGAAGGAGGAACACTCACGGGTGACATAtttacaaaagaaaaaaaaaaaaaaaaacgagttaGACAGTTCCATCCTAGCATTCATTTAGGCCTAAGCCGCAGCTCACATTTTCACTTACCCATTGTGCATACGTTTATATACACCTCCACATGCGCTTATGCAcacggggggagggaaaaaataaattgaaaacccattttgcaaaaggtcaaattaaaaaaaaaaaaaaaaatcaaccaCTACGTCGcgcatgtatacataaagggcacattttttttttccctcaaaCTTGGCGCATGTGACAAAGAATTAAGCTAACCGTACGATGGGATTTTTTGGCCGTCAGTTTAACCTCACCACTTTGTGCCTCTCCTGTGTAGGGGCAAGCGCTGTGTTCACTTGATCATTTTTCCACCCTCTTATCGCAGCGCGCAAGAGGTAAAAGTAAAGCGGCTTAGCTGTTTAGCTGGTTAGCGGTTAGGCGGCTTCGCAGCTTGGCAGCTTTCCCGTTCGACAGCGTAACGCCTGGCGGGATAAACACAAACATGACAAGCCCCCTCAACCTATACATACGCGTAACTCACACGGGAAGTACTTGCCGCGTTTGCCAAAGGCAGTGCCCCAAACAGAAATGACCAACGGGGCTTATGAGAAACGGAGCTTATGAGCAAGGGAACTTATGAGAAACGAAACTTATGAGCAACCCAACTTATGAGCAACGCAACTTATGAGCAACGCAACTTAAgcccatttaaaaaaagatgcatGACCATAACTTTCTGGAAGATTTACATGACATCAAATTTGAGGactttttaaatcattttatttttcttaaaaatgagaaaaaaataccaacGAGTAATACCGATGAGAAGGAAAGCGCGGCGACACTTGAGTGTGATGAACCCTCGGAAGAGAAGAACAAGCCGCAGGATGAAAGGCACAACAATGTCATGAGGTCCATAGCCAATGACATTATAAACAACGAATCTAGTACGGTCCTCTTTAGAAGAATATATTGGCCCCTGCTAATAGGAATTTATCATCCCGCCACTCTATACGAACTAACAAAGGACGTACAGAATAAAAGAAGTCTGTATAAGCAGGACAAAGAAGAATACATCACAAAGCAGTCGAACttaaatattcaaaaattgGACCCCCAGATTTTTCACCCCTTGTCATCGGATGATAAAAATCCATGGACACtaaaacagaaaaatcaagaattaaatgaagaaataaaacaagACATTTTAAGAACacattcagaaaaaaatctttttcaaaatgaagcagTAAGAGACACATTATGTAAAATTCTGTTCCTttgggccaaaaaaaatccttCTGTATCGTATAAACAAGGTATGAACGAATTagtagccattttttttattatcaattATCGTGAACAAGTATGCCCagacattttaaatttaaaaactgATCAGTTTTGGAAGGAGTATGTCACCCTGTTTGATAGGGACGAAGTCGAAGCAGACACTTACATCCTGTTTGACCACTTCATGAACATGGggttgaaatatttattctctTCCcccgaagaaaaaaaaaaccaagcaACAAAGAATTCTTCCAAAACGGTGCTCCTGCACAAGTGTACTTATATATTCCATAagttactaaaaaatttggacaaaTTATTGTACAaccattttatttctctgAGTATCGAGCCTCAGATTTTTCTCCTCAGGTGGATCCGTCTCTTCTATTGTAGAGAATTTCCGATTGATGACACCGTCATTTTGTGGGACAACTTTTTCTCAGGTTCGTTCTTTTGACGGCCGCGTTGGGAGATACGTAACTTCTTCGCTGCTAGGCACGTAACTTCTGCGCTGATAGATATGTAACTTCTGCGCTGGCAGCTATACAACCTGCGCGCTGACAAATGTACATCCCCCCGCTTGCGCGCGCctcccttcttccttccaGATTGCTACTTAACGAACTGGGAAAAGGGCTTCCCCACCGAAGTCACAGGAGACACCATAGGAGTTGCCCACATGACATCAAATGTGTTCCCCTTGGTTGACTACTTTGCAATCTCCATGATCCTATTCATCAGATCTTTCTTGCTAGAAAACGATGAGAATTATTGCCTGAAGAGACTTTTTAAATACCCTCCCGTTGAAAACATAAGGATATTAATTgatttatcttttaaaataaaagcgagaagtgagaagaaggagaagtgtGCAAAAGGGGATGACTTACCAGTGTCCAACAGCACCGCTGTGGACGGGGGTTCGAATGTGGGAAGCTCTCTTGGTTCATTTCAGGCTAGGAACGGGGCCAAAGAGGGCGCAGTAAATTTGGCGCGGGAAGGGGCAGTAAATTTGGCGCGGGAAGGGGCAGTAAATTTGACTCGAGAAGGGGCAGTCAATTTGGCGCGAGAGGGAGTAGCAAATTTGGCCAGAACCAGCGGCAACAACAGCATAGCGAGTGATCACCTGGAGCGAAATAGGTATAAGCCAACCGCAAACACCCTTGTGCTAAATAAAGAgaccaaaattttaaacaccCCCGCGACGCTATCTCGGATTAACAGCAAGCTAAACAGTGTCATTGACAGCTTGAATAATTTATCCTTCATCGTCGGGAATGAAAAGCACCGAGTAGAGCTCCAGCAAAATGTATTTCGTCTAAATGAAATATTCCGAGAATTGAAAAGCATGGAACATAATTGCGCAGAGTCCATGCCGGAGGATTTGGAGATGAACTGGAAAAAGGAGGCCCCCCCGATTTACTTCGGTTGACCAATGCAGCATGTGTGAACGATATTAACATGTGTCAGGCGGTATAAAGGTGATGTtgctgctccctttttttgtctcacCATTTGGATTGCGCGCAAGGGTGTCGCGTGTGTGTGCGCAGGTGCAGTTGTACGGGTGTGTTTGTACGCATGTCTGCacgtatatgtatacgtgtACCATACCGTTCTTTTTATAAGTCACCAATTACGCCCCATTCGTGGGAGAGCGACAGGTATTTATGCcccgcccctttttttcccatcgcatttatttacaaaataatttgttcagAAAATAGGAGTTCTACATAGACGTTTCCGTAAGACGTGcattcgccttttttttttttatttctcttcaTCTCTAATGTTGTAATTTTGATAACATTACAATTGTTTTACgtttgcaattttaaaagtttgaAGAGGTGAATTATTGCCAATTATTGGGATGGGAGAGCGACTTTGCAATCGCACATTTCCTTCGGaaaacttcccttttttttgcgacatTTTGTCCAAGGAGTGGAGCGAAACGCGTGTTACAGGTTAAAGGCCGCAAAGGGGTTTATAACGTGGTGCAATGCGGAGAAAAAGAATGCTTTGGAGGACAAGCGGATTCGCTGTTCCCATGATGCACACCATAATGGAAAAGGCGTAAAACGCATTTCAACATTGCAGGTTTGCTTTGCATTACACAGCGCGCCAACTGAGACAAGTGCTGCAATCACTGCAACCGCCGCAACCGCTGCAACCACTGCAACCGCTGCAACTGTTTGTACCCAACGTAGGGACCCCTTTCAGCTTACCCGTTTGGCACAAACGTGTGTGTGTAACTCTTTTCATATGTGAGCATAGCCAAGNNNNNNNNNNNNNNNNNNNNNNNNNNNNNNNNNNNNNNNNNNNNNNNNNNNNNNNNNNNNNNNNNNNNNNNNNNNNNNNNNNNNNNNNNNCCCTcgtcatgaaaaaaaaaaaaaaaaatacgaacatACATAAACGTGGTAAACACACGAAATGGTGGTAGGAACGAACTGATGCCAGACACCCTACGTATCATATTACGGTGATTGGTTCCTTTTCCGAAGCGCCCATGTCCTACTTGTATTTCATCACAATATTCGCTCCACCAACTCAAAGTGGTTAGAGCTAAACTGTGAATTCCGTTTTGTTCTACTGTAGGCAGAGGTCTCCACTTTTACGCGAAACAAAGGGGTCACATTGCTGACATACCTGTTGGGGGACACCACCTACGGCTCAAGTTTGCACGTAAATTTGCAAACTTCCTAAAAATGATGACCTTTGAAAATGCACGGAAAAAATGGCGATACATTATTCTTCCCTAAGTTTGGCCATGGATGACATcgattttgaaaattataaaattttaattgtgCGTATTTCACTCCTGTTGAGCATAATAACAATGTGCGTTTCGCTCTTGTTAGCTATTGTGGCCAGTTTCATTTCAAGAGATGAGGACACCGTGTATGTAGACTTAAACATAAATGGGGGAGAGGGCACTTGGCCCAAGACTTACGTGTACATACAAAAGGATGCACCCTCCTCTGCGTTGCAGCTacaggggaagaaaatctCCGTCTCCGTCGACGCTTCCATGCGGGAAAATGGAGGGGAAGAACGCGAAGAAGGTGCAGTAAGCGAAGCGGGGAAAGGTAACAACTCGAGTGGTCAGACGACGGAAGATGGGGAAAAATTGTTAGTCTTTGATGGAGACCCCCACCCACTGCCAAAAGGAAACTCCAAAGGAGACGAATTAAATCCTgctgagaagaaaaataaagtcatACGGATAGTGATGAACTGAAATggtacaaaaaaagtaaagcaatttaattttccaaaatatgaaaaatttgtcttcattttgataTGCCCCCCTCCTCTGTGCTTGCGTCCTCAGTTTTGCTAACTGCACATAAACAAAGCATTcgcacaggaaaaaaattgcatgtgAGCATTTGGAAGATCCACCAGAGATTAGGAGCAACTCTCCTCTTCAGGCAAAAGGAAAGAATTAATACCCCGCGTTCATTCCGAGTAAATGGCATAACGAAATTGATCTGATGGGTGTGTGTGGGGAGGGGCTATGTGTACAGCGTGGCCTGGCCGACTGACCGACTGAGCGATGGACCGACTGACCGACTGAGCGATGGACCGACTGACCGACTGAGCGATGGACCGACTGACCGACTGACTCCCCCCGGGAAAAGTGTCCTCTCAAGCAAAGAAGCCAAGTCACACATCTGCACCCACAACCGACGCCGTGAAATCAATTGTTTGTCCagccaaaaaggggacgaCTCCAAAATATTCATCTGCAATTTTGAATGCTTTCTTTTGTATACAAAGAGAAAGAGGCTGTTCATTtgtgcctatttttttctcctttaaatttaaaaaatttgcagcaTTTTTACAGGCAAAATTTTCTACCTTGTCCAatgaattaattttgttaaaaatgtgggAAACATACGACATGAGGAATGGCTGTGTGTATATTCCTGGCTTATAGTGGGGGTCATTTTTGTGCTCCTTATAATGGGGTGCAGAATCAGATCCAAGGAAAATCCTTGGGAACCCTTCCTGTATAATCTTACACAAAGCTACCTTATCATCAATCGTTTTTGGCAAAGGCTTGcaataattatatacattttttatatacttctCTATGCTTACCACGTCAGTAGCATAATCGTATCTCTCCGTGTCTACAACGTCGTCTATGGTTAGATGCAAGTGGTGCGGAGTAATTGAACCCGCAATGTTAGGGTATGTCCTAACTAGGTTTATCATGTCTACCGTAGAAATGTGTTCTAGGACAATTTTCAAATGAGGGAAGTGGACAGCCAAGTCATGAATATATTGTACGTAACTCCTTTCTGCATAAAGTGGATTCACGTTGGGTTCTTCACAATGGATATGCAAACTTTTGTTCATCTTTTCAAGtgtatgaaaaatttcataatatttttctaacGTTGTAACTCCATGATTCGAGTTCGTTGTTACATTGCTGGGGTATATTTTAACTCCTTGTAAATTGCATTCTTCGTGGTTTTTGAGAATATCATTAGgatctgtttttttgttcaagtATAACGTCATTAGGTAGTCCACACTGGGGTCCTGCTTGGTTAGCTcgtttctatattttttggctTCTTCACAGGTGCTTATGATTGGCGTGGTGTTGGGCATCACGAGCACGCGGTCGCACCCCCCCTTCTTGATTGCCCCAACGGTGAAGCTTAGCATGTCGCCCTGCCGCAGGTGGCAGTGCATGTCGTCTCCCAGGGGGATGTGCAGCGGTTCCATTTCGGAGGTCATGTGGGGGGTCCTTTCTCGGGGCGTTAATTCAATTCACTGCTCAGCTAGGCAAGTCACTGCTCAGCTAGGCAAGTCACTGCTCAGCTAGGCAAGTCACTGCTCAGCTAATGCAAATCGCTGCTTCTCTAATGCAAATCGCTGCTCCTCTAATGCAAATCGCTGCTTCTCTAATGCAAATCACTGCTTCGCTAACGGAACATCATTCCTTCCCAATCGCATATGTACGTTGGGACAAACTCACCCCCTCGTAACGCGAAACGAATCAGTTGCAGCTTCTGCAAAGCTTCGACACGCAATTGTGACATGtcagaaataaaaacacagAAAACAGGGCCCTAAACGTGTAGTTGCTTTTTTGCAGCGCTAGGAAAGTATCACCAACGGTAATTATAACTGCTTCCACCCCCACATGTGCGCGAGAGATCCCGAGGCTTGCTTCCCCGTTAGTTTTAATGCACAAGTAGGttctcttttaaaaatggaaagcagGGTACTGCATCCGCGACGCCAATATCCACAGAGATGTGCCAAAGGATAAatcttcttccctcctttgTTCCCCATCACGTGGGTGCACTCTTCCCTGCAGCCGAATCCCCACGTGGAGATGCGACCCGCTTTATCTCGCCCACCAACAAAGGTAAAATCACTCCATATAGGAAAGCATAATCAAAATTGCACAACGGGTGTAtaaacaaaagggagaaagaaataaaggcGTATatctgttctttttttttttttttatgttatccCCGCTCCAAATAGtttacttcccccccttcgaaTGACCCAAGTGGATGAACCCCCTTTCCCATCCTGTGCTCTCTCCCACCAGTTGAGGGAACATTGCACCGCAGCGGATAGTTAAGACCTAAATAACGTCAGAAATgccaaaagggaaggaagtcCCCTCAGCACCGTGGGAAGGGGAGCACCGAaggaatgacaaaaaaaggaagaggaggagggtCTGACCACACCCATAATAAACAACACCACTATACGTAACGACACACCCATaatacacacacatttgAGTTGTCTCACCCGGAAAGGCGTCACCCGCGAAGGAGACAGCTCCGTAACGATTCGTTTAAAAATCCTGCGTAGGATGCTTTGGCTGGGGAGTTGACCCAgcatgcgttttttttttccttttccccaatttttgcTGAGATGGGAAATTAACTTGAAAACGCTGGCATAATTTTTACCACTCCGTCTGTATCTCTTCCCCCTTACATGCTTGTGATGCCTTTGCTGTGGCCTTCataggaaaagaaaattatgccgcaattattgaaaaaaataataacgcTTCTGAGCGCCCTGTTCACCCTTCAGTGGAAGGCAGCCCACTGTGTACACTCCCTCCACATGTACAAAGGGACACATAacaggaaaataataaattcgGTGTTGTATCTAGATAGGCAGTTATGTgacccttttttatatacccCCATTCGAAAGAGAAAGCCTCCCAATGGGGCCACACAGAACAAGATCAGATGTACCCCGGcagggaaggaagaagaggacgcTGCATTTGGAATTGAACTGgaggtaaaaatggaaaagtagCAATAGGCGCTATTTTTATGAGAATTTCTggccatatatatatatatattttttttttctgtagaATCTCGTGAAAGACCTAGAGGAGGGGAAATACGGGGATGAGTCGCTGAATCTATACAGGGAGGTGGAGGTAAATCCGCTGCTTAGCCAACTCCTTGTTTTGTGCGTGTCCCAAATGGTTACATAGGTGTAGCCCTCACGCATAGGAGTAGGAACGTCCGTTCACGCACGATCGGGACCAACAAACATATGCAATTACGTACAACGAGTGTTCGCCAACAACTCCCCATATAAATGGTATGCCCCCACAGCGCAGGAGctcagaggaagaagaaaaggaagcccaaggaatgaaaaaaacagaagaacAAATCGACATGCACGATGTGGAAGGCGTAATTAACAACACGGATACAAATCTTAAGACCTCCGTCAGAAAGGCATTTTACAACACAGATCTAAATGAACAGGATAGCCAAGAGGTGAAGAAAGAATATaacatgatgaaaaaaattgaaaaaactTTTGATGACATTGACGATGTGAATTATCCtgaggaaaaattaaacatgaaaaatgttTTGGATAAAATTAACTCCATGAAAGACCCGGTGAATCCAGAGACGCCATTCAAGGACACCGCGAAGACTTTGCTGAAGGTGCGTGAATGGGTTGAGAGACATGCACAAATAGATACGTAATGTatgttattcattttttttttttttttttcctttttttaaacaatccTCAGTACAAGGGACTGCTGCACATGCCATATGTGCAGTGTAGGATGCTCAACGATGGCCAGTAAGGAACACCTATTTTACGCTCCTTCTGCAAGAGCATTTTGTACGTTGTCGTGCTGTGCATGTTGCGAACAGAGAGACGAGAAGAGAGAGACGAGAACAAAGAGCTCTCGCGCACACCACCGTCACCGCCACCGCGCAGGCTCCACTGGAGAGAATCGCTGGATCACCTCGAGTTAAatatccccatttttgaaggTAAGCAAGAGGGCGtgaagtagaagaagaagaagaaaaaaaaaggggggaggaaacgCATTCGCCCCCCACGGAATGGTGAAAATTTAGCCACGTAGCCCGGCGCA
Protein-coding regions in this window:
- a CDS encoding DnaJ domain containing protein (putative), which codes for MKSDTKLDLYEILGVEKNASVKEIAKAYRILVLTYHPDKFAARRGKVQGKGEISEEGKGETGAKGKGETGAKGKGETDVKGKGETGEDEKNGKLDVLEKETVDEEENDGEDEIVKDDEEGAAQKREQDTDEPLTLEKCKEMFLQIQKAYEILRDPEKRKNYDEFGLEDDEYSEFKNYLNPKFFHERIKVEDILNYEKKYKNSLDEKEDLIEFYNKFNGNLTHILEYIPFSEEADLTRYIDIYNSLFKSKEIKKTPDYDKSLKNMNNIVKKYATLMKKDSRVSKKRKSSAPPLDDLVLAIRNNEAKRTLKMNTLLSNIEKEYQKKNPKKRKVKPPTEEELNEISKRLEENKRKNAASKKLKRGWRGDGAPHPNALAPGEKITKHQLCEASTL
- a CDS encoding hypothetical protein (putative); amino-acid sequence: MAIHYSSLSLAMDDIDFENYKILIVRISLLLSIITMCVSLLLAIVASFISRDEDTVYVDLNINGGEGTWPKTYVYIQKDAPSSALQLQGKKISVSVDASMRENGGEEREEGAVSEAGKGNNSSGQTTEDGEKLLVFDGDPHPLPKGNSKGDELNPAEKKNKVIRI
- a CDS encoding hypothetical protein (putative), encoding MHDHNFLEDLHDIKFEDFLNHFIFLKNEKKIPTSNTDEKESAATLECDEPSEEKNKPQDERHNNVMRSIANDIINNESSTVLFRRIYWPLLIGIYHPATLYELTKDVQNKRSLYKQDKEEYITKQSNLNIQKLDPQIFHPLSSDDKNPWTLKQKNQELNEEIKQDILRTHSEKNLFQNEAVRDTLCKILFLWAKKNPSVSYKQGMNELVAIFFIINYREQVCPDILNLKTDQFWKEYVTLFDRDEVEADTYILFDHFMNMGLKYLFSSPEEKKNQATKNSSKTVLLHKCTYIFHKLLKNLDKLLYNHFISLSIEPQIFLLRWIRLFYCREFPIDDTVILWDNFFSDCYLTNWEKGFPTEVTGDTIGVAHMTSNVFPLVDYFAISMILFIRSFLLENDENYCLKRLFKYPPVENIRILIDLSFKIKARSEKKEKCAKGDDLPVSNSTAVDGGSNVGSSLGSFQARNGAKEGAVNLAREGAVNLAREGAVNLTREGAVNLAREGVANLARTSGNNSIASDHLERNRYKPTANTLVLNKETKILNTPATLSRINSKLNSVIDSLNNLSFIVGNEKHRVELQQNVFRLNEIFRELKSMEHNCAESMPEDLEMNWKKEAPPIYFG
- a CDS encoding hypothetical protein (putative), with amino-acid sequence MPQLLKKIITLLSALFTLQWKAAHCVHSLHMYKGTHNRKIINSVLYLDRQLCDPFLYTPIRKRKPPNGATQNKIRCTPAGKEEEDAAFGIELENLVKDLEEGKYGDESLNLYREVERRSSEEEEKEAQGMKKTEEQIDMHDVEGVINNTDTNLKTSVRKAFYNTDLNEQDSQEVKKEYNMMKKIEKTFDDIDDVNYPEEKLNMKNVLDKINSMKDPVNPETPFKDTAKTLLKYKGLLHMPYVQCRMLNDGQLHWRESLDHLELNIPIFEETDQKDVLFQFGNDHIKLEILRSDSKVLLLNHKVNLCAGKDSTHVTAFYLTQLEVVQSNYHTVELAISLCGKINYGDAYWVITGDYKEGEKHINLVIPKMGAFKYIWEKLLQDGEQGT
- a CDS encoding dihydroorotase (putative), yielding MEPLHIPLGDDMHCHLRQGDMLSFTVGAIKKGGCDRVLVMPNTTPIISTCEEAKKYRNELTKQDPSVDYLMTLYLNKKTDPNDILKNHEECNLQGVKIYPSNVTTNSNHGVTTLEKYYEIFHTLEKMNKSLHIHCEEPNVNPLYAERSYVQYIHDLAVHFPHLKIVLEHISTVDMINLVRTYPNIAGSITPHHLHLTIDDVVDTERYDYATDVVSIEKYIKNVYNYCKPLPKTIDDKVALCKIIQEGFPRIFLGSDSAPHYKEHKNDPHYKPGIYTQPFLMSYVSHIFNKINSLDKVENFACKNAANFLNLKEKKIGTNEQPLSLCIQKKAFKIADEYFGVVPFLAGQTIDFTASVVVSKTEDASTEEGGISK